In the genome of Deltaproteobacteria bacterium, one region contains:
- a CDS encoding peptidylprolyl isomerase, whose product MRNNGSLLYMKSLLFIGILLLGGCKGKAPREEEKALAKVGMNVITLTEFEESFSSTGKRYASNYPMDRKNSLKLKAAYLNQLIEEKLIMAEAEKMKINVGMEEIDATIAELKKNYGDDNSFKKVFIDEHLDLAVWREKVKKKLLVEKVIYRTVSSKVDISDEEIKDYYENNLDEFHSDEKVKAKQIFHMDEREASKARERVRAGEDFAAVAMDVSQSPDASEGGDLGYFGRGIMPPEFDETVFTMEVGSLSEVVRSSYGYHIFLLEDRREERDLSFEDVKEKIAEVIRRNKEEHIYGKWIDGLREKTNIEINHELLQRSILLR is encoded by the coding sequence ATGAGAAATAACGGTAGCCTTTTATATATGAAAAGCCTTCTTTTTATCGGCATTCTCCTGCTTGGCGGTTGCAAAGGCAAGGCTCCCCGGGAGGAAGAAAAAGCGCTGGCCAAAGTCGGCATGAATGTTATTACGCTTACCGAATTTGAAGAGTCCTTTTCTTCTACGGGCAAGCGCTATGCTTCCAACTATCCCATGGACAGGAAGAACAGTCTCAAGCTCAAAGCGGCTTATCTCAACCAGCTTATTGAAGAGAAGCTGATTATGGCTGAGGCGGAAAAAATGAAAATTAATGTGGGGATGGAAGAGATTGATGCCACCATTGCAGAACTTAAAAAAAATTACGGTGATGATAACAGTTTCAAAAAGGTTTTTATCGATGAGCACCTGGATCTTGCCGTCTGGCGGGAAAAGGTGAAGAAAAAGCTTCTGGTGGAAAAAGTAATCTACCGGACGGTTTCATCAAAAGTCGATATTTCCGATGAAGAGATAAAAGATTATTACGAGAACAACCTTGATGAGTTCCATAGTGATGAAAAGGTCAAGGCAAAGCAGATCTTCCACATGGATGAAAGAGAAGCCAGCAAGGCGCGAGAAAGGGTAAGGGCGGGTGAGGATTTTGCCGCTGTTGCCATGGATGTTTCCCAGAGTCCCGATGCAAGTGAAGGAGGAGATCTGGGTTATTTCGGCAGGGGAATTATGCCCCCTGAATTTGATGAAACGGTATTTACCATGGAGGTAGGGTCCCTTAGTGAAGTGGTAAGGAGCAGTTACGGGTATCACATTTTTCTCCTTGAAGACAGGCGGGAAGAAAGAGATCTGAGCTTTGAAGACGTGAAAGAAAAGATTGCCGAAGTTATCCGCAGGAATAAGGAAGAGCATATATACGGAAAGTGGATAGATGGGTTAAGGGAGAAGACGAATATAGAAATCAATCACGAATTGCTTCAAAGGAGTATACTGTTAAGATGA